One Candidatus Planktophila sp. DNA segment encodes these proteins:
- the rfbF gene encoding glucose-1-phosphate cytidylyltransferase translates to MKAVILAGGLGTRLREETEFRPKPMVEIGGRPILWHIMKTLSTQGINEFVICLGYKGDFIKDFFINYEARTHDITVKLGENEGLVQHAKSNKENWTVTLANTGLTTMTGGRIHTIKQYVEGEKFLCTYGDGVADIDLKALTTFHESHGKIATVTAVRPTNRFGAMQIDENETVTEFAEKPQAEKWVNGGYFIFEPGIFDYLDSECVLEKGPLENLAKKGELKSFKHEGFWQPMDTFRESQELNELWSNNEAPWKIW, encoded by the coding sequence GTGAAAGCGGTAATTCTTGCAGGTGGTTTAGGAACGCGTCTTCGTGAAGAGACCGAGTTTCGTCCAAAGCCGATGGTAGAAATCGGTGGACGCCCAATTCTCTGGCACATTATGAAAACCCTTTCAACGCAGGGCATCAATGAGTTTGTAATCTGCCTTGGCTATAAGGGTGACTTTATTAAGGATTTCTTCATCAATTATGAGGCCCGTACTCATGACATCACCGTAAAGCTAGGTGAAAATGAAGGGCTAGTTCAGCATGCTAAATCGAACAAGGAAAATTGGACGGTAACTCTTGCAAATACAGGATTGACGACTATGACGGGCGGGCGAATCCACACCATAAAGCAGTATGTTGAGGGCGAAAAGTTTCTGTGTACATATGGCGATGGCGTTGCCGATATCGATCTAAAAGCTTTAACAACCTTCCATGAATCCCATGGAAAAATCGCCACGGTCACAGCAGTGCGCCCTACAAATCGATTTGGGGCGATGCAGATAGATGAAAACGAGACGGTCACAGAGTTTGCTGAAAAGCCGCAGGCTGAAAAGTGGGTAAACGGCGGCTACTTTATTTTTGAGCCAGGGATCTTTGACTACCTAGATTCCGAGTGCGTGTTAGAGAAAGGACCGCTTGAAAACCTTGCTAAGAAAGGTGAGTTGAAATCCTTTAAGCATGAGGGTTTCTGGCAGCCAATGGATACGTTCCGTGAATCCCAAGAGCTCAATGAACTGTGGAGCAACAACGAGGCCCCTTGGAAAATTTGGTGA